A region from the Aegilops tauschii subsp. strangulata cultivar AL8/78 chromosome 5, Aet v6.0, whole genome shotgun sequence genome encodes:
- the LOC109731756 gene encoding chemocyanin-like — translation MVPTLLVLLLVVCCATTIVHGKEWAVVFKYNPGMHNVVQVGEGDYNSCRVSGPSRTYTSGNDHIQLSHGGKAFFICSLLGHCQQGMKIAVTA, via the exons ATGGTACCCACCCTTTTGGTGCTGCTTCTGGTCGTTTGCTGCGCAACCACCATCGTCCATGGCAAGGAGTGGGCCGTTG TGTTCAAGTACAACCCGGGTATGCACAATGTGGTGCAGGTGGGAGAAGGCGACTACAACTCATGCAGGGTCTCGGGCCCGTCGAGGACCTACACCTCCGGCAATGACCACATCCAGCTCTCCCACGGAGGCAAAGCGTTCTTCATCTGCAGCCTTCTGGGTCACTGCCAGCAAGGCATGAAGATCGCTGTCACTGCTTAA
- the LOC109776224 gene encoding basic blue protein-like has protein sequence MARATMVPTLLVLLLVVCCATTVVHGKEWTVGDNKGWSFGVSGWESGKHIQSGDVLVFKYNPSMHNVVQVGEGDYNSCRVTGPSRTYTSGNDHIQLARRGKAFFICSLPGHCQQGMKIDVTA, from the exons ATGGCTCGGGCAACCATGGTACCCACCCTTTTGGTGCTGCTTCTGGTCGTTTGCTGCGCAACCACCGTCGTCCATGGCAAGGAGTGGACCGTTGGTGACAACAAGGGATGGAGCTTCGGCGTCTCCGGATGGGAGAGTGGCAAGCACATCCAGTCCGGTGACGTGCTTG TGTTCAAGTACAACCCGAGTATGCACAATGTGGTGCAGGTGGGAGAAGGCGACTACAACTCATGCAGGGTCACGGGCCCGTCGAGGACCTACACCTCCGGAAATGACCACATCCAGCTCGCCCGCAGAGGCAAAGCATTCTTCATCTGTAGCCTTCCGGGTCACTGCCAGCAAGGCATGAAGATCGATGTCACTGCTTAA